A genomic window from Candidatus Poribacteria bacterium includes:
- a CDS encoding T9SS type A sorting domain-containing protein: MYNWKLSAFFIIGLMLVTGIFSNAAMAATNDGKGTVAVAWGFQSNITSPAISSVSGTDTALSAGSTHNILQFTYTAAENNAGINMAGGRVRISFPTGWKVSKKLIRVTDGDTVYETDDMGDLVPADLFVSDTTLDTDEKRKAKANATVTFEADRHITVNLGSEWSSTNNSNGSRELIIILADVTVPIPSRLTEDNGTADVYSDDYANIGFQCSSSAKNGTLIRLSDSVEVKVGNILGDRDLATTDDQGQLTATETRDPLIREVKVTPARVFIGDTNINVQIVFEAPGPMYGTTLAITIPAALEAAAAADITVSGRGGAVLGDTSSIGLNPSIPINKIDRGQRVVVSYRIATVEGDPGEVSATTGGTGAKVTGGVASALAGSGRMAISPPFVEAGSPRRDITLTYTAYTKLEGYDIEITPAGIVLDSTNTLQRTNSSGYGYVSGSRSSNDLTYPDATTTNVITWSNITIERNQTLRTTIRRVDISENANNYDWTVRVGPNGGELVEIEDDPTTDVDERPILSVVRTSGDAVDFAIEGENVFHAGSRQTITFRFTADRTPIRNGRVSLTIPSALGSPPTTAKDTPGRVTVESDGTLEANQPTISGRTINVEIKELGINGTVRIKYGTDEDDKESEKAVLHHVANSAVRVSGTFRVSSSAGTRSAGSVTVRLINIKDGTGSATLSPTSIAAGSNNQAIEVVYTAAGTMNGGQVVLEIPSGWGPMQEDPTQRNYVTVRGSVSELDVGSSQAIATIRTLSRGGSIRFIYGGGTSSSNNGVEVQDNIGIAQFTIRSDGDGNGVFAAVTSDVKYEDREKIRNPKKLGKVYADAPGVLQIEVAGALDGTGTVTVDPTEVPAAANDVQLVFTYTPTQTVVDGELRFTVPSGWSKPQVGELGSPGYTEVDGLGIGTATADDRLSITVPIFFLDKTQSLRITYGATDEGRAVAATATGTDTFKIEVKGHEDGSLKAIQGQPTVRVTGQGSGRGKAVLTVRAVRGDTTLYAGDTNRTLTIAYTAAGQMVGGRIRLTIPPNWTAPSTSNLIVQPSTSVRYDGQMAIVEGVNLAANGKINFIYTADVQPRVETDVTFVVEVHSGVPGDSFAEVSGTDTTLTVDVKEAKRGSGSGVVTPTAVKAGATGVNLTFTYTAVGEISAPREFRVQVPRSWTPPSDAATSPDNKGTYTVVHRHSGIETTTSIEKLAPIGRDMVARVRLGGLEVEAGDQIIFTYENADAPATSEVSTFRMLFDGQQIQDSTQVGVGNVTIVPDPTPPPDPDPDPEVVIILTATIDKTIVKAGDTVAVTAIGTSGQRATFSVGSILTNVAMNEFPVGTYTESVSVANLRDGVHTVTVRLGPNGPSATAGSLTVDTAAPTVTVDASPATAANGDTVTIIATISEAATSVTADVSALDTTQTAPMRLTLSNNTYSGSFTISDNNQATEGMKTITVTATDAAGNRGAGFSTVMLTSILQYTSMIPAGTSLFHVPLDVEGLDTVGDLKTMLGSAASLLIVYDYATRSWNSRSDSVPITADLGIVLSMSAKKTVVFRGDAWGDGTSEIRLQVGSNLIGLPVNIPTVKNVSDIIGLFDRGVVSNIIVSTGAGQFGTVGRAGDPADGPVMGDAAYLVIAGASATTTVTVTGAGWRNSGIGGAAPIALAGYNVEGQTPVLDVQGAVVDEITGLAREGFRVKVKNLSTKTSLNRVTSLEMEAGGYNMTFVDLQRGNAARVGDVLEISADSPSPLIGVQPVRHVVTVDDVKSGILELEDLIAYEIPAETELLRNYPNPFNPETWIPYRLAEDADVSLTIYDVNGELVRSIDVGHQSAAVYESRSKAIYWDGRNRFGEQVASGIYFYSLNAGDFSATRKMVILK; the protein is encoded by the coding sequence ATGTATAATTGGAAATTAAGCGCGTTTTTCATTATCGGTTTGATGTTGGTTACAGGGATATTCAGTAACGCCGCGATGGCAGCAACAAATGACGGCAAGGGAACAGTAGCGGTAGCTTGGGGTTTTCAGAGTAATATAACTAGCCCTGCGATCTCCTCTGTTTCTGGAACTGATACCGCTCTTAGTGCTGGTAGTACGCACAATATTCTGCAATTTACCTACACGGCAGCTGAGAATAACGCAGGAATAAATATGGCTGGCGGGCGAGTTCGGATTTCGTTCCCAACCGGTTGGAAGGTGTCCAAAAAACTTATACGCGTCACGGATGGGGATACGGTATACGAAACGGATGACATGGGCGATCTGGTTCCCGCCGATCTCTTTGTTAGTGACACCACACTTGATACCGACGAAAAGAGGAAGGCGAAAGCAAACGCTACCGTGACATTTGAAGCCGACAGACACATAACGGTCAACCTCGGTTCAGAGTGGAGCAGCACGAATAATAGCAATGGTAGTAGGGAACTTATAATCATACTCGCTGATGTAACTGTCCCTATTCCCTCTCGTTTAACTGAAGATAACGGTACTGCTGATGTCTATTCCGATGACTATGCTAATATTGGGTTCCAGTGCAGCTCCAGTGCCAAGAACGGCACGCTTATTCGGTTATCGGATTCAGTTGAGGTCAAAGTTGGAAATATTTTGGGGGATCGTGATTTGGCCACCACCGACGACCAGGGGCAACTCACTGCAACGGAAACCCGTGACCCGCTTATAAGAGAGGTTAAAGTCACACCGGCGAGAGTATTCATAGGAGATACAAATATCAATGTTCAAATTGTCTTTGAAGCCCCTGGGCCGATGTACGGCACCACCCTCGCTATAACTATTCCCGCCGCGCTCGAGGCAGCTGCAGCTGCTGATATTACAGTATCAGGAAGGGGCGGGGCCGTTCTTGGTGATACGTCTAGTATCGGTCTCAATCCTAGTATCCCTATTAATAAGATCGATAGGGGTCAGAGAGTTGTCGTTTCGTATCGAATAGCCACGGTTGAGGGGGATCCTGGTGAGGTCTCCGCAACGACAGGAGGAACCGGTGCCAAGGTCACGGGGGGAGTGGCGAGTGCACTAGCAGGCTCTGGAAGGATGGCCATTTCGCCTCCTTTTGTGGAGGCGGGTTCTCCGCGCAGAGATATCACCCTGACTTATACCGCGTATACCAAACTTGAGGGGTATGATATAGAGATTACGCCAGCAGGAATTGTTCTTGATAGTACCAACACATTACAGAGAACCAACTCTAGCGGCTACGGTTATGTCTCTGGCTCCCGGAGTTCTAACGATTTAACCTATCCTGATGCTACTACTACTAATGTTATTACTTGGTCGAACATTACGATTGAACGAAATCAAACGTTACGGACCACCATACGCAGGGTTGATATCTCAGAAAATGCTAATAACTATGACTGGACAGTGAGGGTTGGACCGAATGGGGGGGAGCTCGTAGAAATTGAGGACGATCCGACCACCGATGTTGATGAGCGACCTATCCTCTCCGTGGTGAGAACATCAGGGGACGCGGTTGACTTTGCAATCGAAGGTGAGAATGTCTTCCATGCCGGAAGTCGGCAAACAATCACCTTCAGGTTTACAGCGGACCGCACCCCCATCCGGAATGGCAGGGTTTCGTTGACAATCCCCTCCGCCTTGGGCAGCCCACCCACAACGGCGAAAGATACACCCGGTCGGGTGACCGTCGAGAGTGATGGTACGCTTGAAGCGAATCAACCCACCATATCCGGGCGTACGATTAACGTTGAAATCAAGGAGCTGGGGATCAATGGAACTGTGAGGATTAAGTATGGTACGGATGAGGATGATAAAGAGAGTGAGAAAGCCGTGCTACACCATGTGGCAAATAGTGCCGTCAGAGTTTCGGGCACTTTTCGTGTCTCATCGAGTGCGGGTACCCGCTCTGCGGGGTCCGTGACGGTCAGGTTGATCAATATCAAGGATGGGACCGGCTCTGCGACGCTATCGCCGACCTCCATTGCGGCGGGCAGTAACAATCAGGCGATAGAGGTAGTGTACACCGCAGCCGGAACGATGAATGGCGGGCAAGTGGTCCTTGAAATCCCATCAGGGTGGGGTCCCATGCAGGAGGATCCCACACAGCGAAATTATGTGACGGTCAGAGGTTCCGTATCCGAATTGGATGTCGGGAGCAGCCAAGCGATAGCGACGATTCGTACACTTAGTAGGGGCGGCAGCATCCGATTTATCTATGGCGGTGGTACATCGAGCAGCAACAACGGGGTGGAGGTCCAAGACAACATTGGGATTGCCCAATTCACGATTAGATCCGATGGGGATGGGAATGGCGTTTTTGCCGCCGTCACAAGCGATGTGAAGTACGAAGACAGAGAAAAGATAAGAAACCCAAAAAAGCTGGGGAAGGTTTATGCAGATGCCCCCGGCGTCTTACAAATAGAAGTGGCGGGCGCATTGGATGGCACAGGTACAGTGACCGTTGATCCCACAGAGGTTCCCGCTGCTGCGAACGATGTGCAGTTGGTGTTTACCTACACACCGACCCAGACCGTCGTAGATGGGGAACTAAGATTCACCGTTCCATCGGGTTGGAGCAAGCCGCAAGTGGGTGAGTTGGGGAGCCCGGGGTATACCGAAGTGGATGGACTCGGTATCGGCACCGCTACGGCTGATGATAGACTCTCTATCACCGTACCAATCTTTTTCCTGGACAAAACACAGAGCCTCAGAATCACCTACGGGGCGACCGACGAAGGGCGTGCCGTTGCTGCCACCGCGACGGGCACCGATACATTCAAAATTGAGGTTAAGGGACATGAAGATGGGAGTCTTAAAGCCATTCAAGGTCAACCCACAGTGAGGGTCACAGGTCAAGGTAGTGGCAGAGGAAAAGCGGTGTTAACCGTGAGAGCCGTCAGGGGCGATACTACCCTCTATGCCGGTGATACGAACCGTACGCTCACAATTGCTTACACCGCGGCGGGACAAATGGTTGGGGGTAGAATTCGCCTCACCATCCCACCCAACTGGACCGCGCCGAGTACTAGCAACCTAATTGTTCAACCTTCAACTTCCGTCCGCTATGACGGTCAAATGGCAATTGTCGAGGGTGTTAATTTGGCTGCAAACGGTAAAATCAACTTCATCTATACCGCTGATGTGCAGCCAAGGGTAGAAACGGATGTTACATTTGTTGTTGAGGTTCACAGCGGGGTTCCCGGAGATTCGTTCGCAGAGGTTTCAGGCACTGATACAACCCTCACTGTTGATGTCAAAGAGGCGAAACGGGGTTCCGGTTCGGGTGTGGTCACGCCGACGGCTGTTAAAGCCGGGGCGACCGGGGTGAACCTCACCTTTACCTACACCGCGGTCGGTGAGATTTCTGCGCCGCGGGAGTTCCGCGTCCAGGTGCCCCGCAGTTGGACACCACCGAGTGACGCTGCAACCTCGCCTGACAATAAGGGGACCTACACCGTTGTGCACCGGCACAGTGGCATAGAGACGACAACGAGTATCGAAAAACTCGCCCCGATTGGCAGGGATATGGTCGCCCGGGTGAGATTGGGCGGACTTGAGGTAGAGGCGGGGGACCAGATTATATTCACCTACGAGAATGCTGACGCGCCTGCGACCTCTGAAGTCTCTACTTTTAGGATGCTTTTTGATGGGCAGCAGATTCAAGACAGCACGCAGGTAGGAGTGGGCAACGTCACCATCGTCCCAGATCCCACGCCTCCACCCGACCCCGATCCTGACCCCGAAGTAGTCATCATTCTCACCGCTACGATTGATAAGACAATCGTGAAAGCGGGGGATACAGTAGCAGTGACAGCCATCGGCACATCGGGTCAAAGGGCAACCTTCTCGGTCGGTTCGATTCTCACCAATGTCGCTATGAACGAGTTTCCGGTGGGAACTTATACCGAAAGCGTATCCGTTGCCAATTTGCGCGATGGGGTGCACACTGTAACTGTCAGGCTCGGCCCCAACGGACCTAGCGCTACGGCGGGGTCTCTCACCGTTGACACCGCTGCACCAACGGTAACGGTTGATGCATCTCCAGCGACTGCTGCGAATGGCGATACGGTTACCATCATCGCTACGATATCCGAGGCGGCCACTTCCGTAACGGCGGATGTCTCCGCACTCGATACAACACAAACGGCACCAATGCGGTTGACGCTATCCAATAACACCTATAGTGGGTCCTTCACTATCAGTGATAATAACCAAGCAACCGAGGGCATGAAAACCATCACTGTGACGGCAACGGACGCCGCTGGCAACCGTGGAGCGGGCTTCTCAACCGTTATGTTGACAAGCATACTGCAATACACTTCGATGATACCGGCAGGCACCAGTCTATTCCACGTACCCTTGGATGTCGAAGGGCTCGACACGGTGGGGGATCTCAAGACGATGCTTGGGAGTGCCGCCAGTCTGCTGATTGTCTATGACTACGCTACTCGCTCATGGAATAGCAGGAGCGATAGTGTGCCGATCACCGCTGACCTCGGAATCGTCCTTTCGATGAGTGCCAAGAAAACGGTCGTTTTCAGAGGTGATGCCTGGGGTGACGGCACATCAGAGATACGTCTCCAGGTGGGATCGAATCTCATCGGGTTGCCTGTCAATATTCCCACAGTAAAGAATGTCAGCGACATCATAGGGCTGTTCGATAGAGGTGTCGTCTCAAACATAATCGTTTCGACCGGTGCTGGTCAATTCGGAACGGTCGGACGAGCGGGCGATCCGGCGGATGGCCCCGTCATGGGGGATGCAGCCTATCTCGTCATAGCGGGTGCCAGTGCAACTACGACTGTAACGGTCACGGGTGCCGGTTGGCGCAACAGTGGTATAGGGGGTGCAGCACCAATCGCGCTCGCAGGATACAATGTTGAGGGCCAAACACCTGTCCTTGATGTCCAAGGTGCTGTCGTTGACGAAATCACCGGACTGGCGCGGGAAGGATTCCGTGTCAAGGTGAAAAACCTGTCAACCAAAACCTCGCTCAACAGGGTCACCTCCCTTGAGATGGAAGCAGGCGGCTACAACATGACCTTTGTTGACCTGCAGCGTGGCAATGCGGCACGGGTCGGCGATGTCTTAGAGATTTCCGCTGATTCACCCAGTCCGTTGATTGGTGTCCAACCGGTGCGTCATGTCGTAACGGTTGACGATGTGAAGAGCGGTATCCTTGAGTTAGAAGACCTCATCGCGTATGAGATTCCCGCAGAGACGGAGCTGCTTCGGAACTATCCGAATCCGTTCAACCCTGAAACGTGGATTCCGTATCGTCTAGCAGAAGATGCTGACGTATCATTGACCATCTACGATGTAAATGGTGAACTGGTGCGCAGCATTGATGTAGGACATCAAAGTGCGGCAGTCTATGAGTCCAGATCGAAAGCAATCTACTGGGACGGTCGTAACCGTTTCGGTGAGCAGGTTGCCAGTGGCATTTACTTCTATAGCTTGAACGCAGGTGACTTTTCAGCGACCCGCAAGATGGTCATTCTGAAGTAA
- a CDS encoding NHL repeat-containing protein: MGRPYGLLRAGFPFFKTVGMRRHTNFPVDVALGKENRLFILCRSGDASMVRKYSVDEDNLGEIGGVATWGVAIIADSEENLYISDEAKHCIASFNADGESLGTWGEYGDGDGQLNAPSGIAFDAEENIYVADGMNHRVQKFTKDGEFISKWGSHGDGEGEFNMPWGITVDELGDVYVVDWRNDRVQKFDSEGEFIFAFGKSGSGDGEFNRPTDVAVDEHGDIYVADCGNNRVQLFNSESRYVEKFLGDASLSQAAIDYMMTNANPNRLRDMANLEPQKLLRRPTSVTINGDGLLFISDNCSYRVQVYKKHAIPLTELELGPPRRSPTLHQE, from the coding sequence ATGGGTAGACCGTATGGACTGCTACGCGCAGGGTTCCCATTTTTCAAAACTGTAGGTATGCGGCGACACACCAATTTTCCTGTTGATGTTGCGCTTGGAAAAGAAAATCGCCTGTTCATATTGTGTCGAAGCGGCGACGCATCGATGGTTAGAAAGTACAGCGTGGATGAAGATAACTTGGGCGAAATTGGCGGTGTGGCGACATGGGGAGTTGCAATTATTGCCGACAGTGAGGAGAATCTTTACATCTCCGACGAAGCAAAGCACTGTATCGCATCATTCAACGCAGATGGTGAATCCCTCGGCACTTGGGGAGAGTATGGCGATGGAGATGGACAACTCAATGCTCCCTCCGGAATCGCATTCGACGCCGAAGAGAATATCTACGTTGCCGATGGCATGAATCACAGGGTCCAGAAGTTCACTAAGGACGGTGAGTTTATCTCGAAGTGGGGCAGCCACGGCGATGGAGAAGGCGAATTCAATATGCCTTGGGGCATAACCGTAGATGAACTAGGAGACGTTTACGTTGTAGACTGGCGCAACGACAGGGTGCAGAAGTTCGATTCTGAGGGCGAGTTTATTTTCGCATTCGGTAAGTCGGGCTCCGGGGATGGCGAATTCAACAGACCCACTGACGTTGCGGTAGACGAGCACGGCGATATCTACGTGGCGGACTGTGGAAATAACCGCGTACAACTGTTCAATTCCGAATCAAGGTACGTGGAAAAATTCCTAGGAGACGCATCGCTGTCCCAAGCTGCGATCGATTATATGATGACAAACGCTAACCCCAATCGTTTGCGGGATATGGCGAATCTTGAGCCACAGAAATTGTTGAGGCGCCCGACATCGGTGACGATCAATGGAGATGGGCTGCTGTTTATATCGGACAATTGCTCCTATCGGGTGCAGGTCTATAAGAAGCATGCCATTCCGCTGACGGAGCTAGAGCTCGGTCCCCCAAGGCGGTCGCCGACGCTTCATCAAGAGTAG
- a CDS encoding DUF1501 domain-containing protein — protein MAVSKKDPVLVVVELKGGNDFMNTIIPYTAGVYYDSRPVVGLKAEEVLPLNDTLAWNPNAEPLKDMYDQGEVAIVQGIGYPDSSRSHFRAMDVWHTCEPIEIGTEGWVGRVIREIDPNGQNVLTGVSFGKGLPRALALSGVPATSVDNLDTYGLMTDIEADPQRLQALEIFKEMYSPAIGTGIVMDYLSQTGLDVIKGSDELKKAPAMYTSEVEYEDNPIAKSLRDVARVHLADLGTRVFYTQHGGYDHHANEVPSHPKLLKELTGAIRDFFKDLRDHNASDEVVMLVFSEFGRRIRDNASGTDHGTGGGAFIIGDHVEGGLYAEYPSLDPARWANGEDLEHTIDFRGIYGTVLEQWMGLDPTPIVDGSFEQIHPFASR, from the coding sequence ATGGCTGTCAGTAAGAAAGATCCCGTCCTTGTCGTTGTCGAACTGAAGGGTGGCAACGACTTCATGAACACAATTATTCCCTATACCGCGGGCGTATACTACGATTCACGACCGGTGGTAGGACTGAAGGCAGAAGAGGTCCTCCCTCTCAACGATACCTTAGCCTGGAATCCAAATGCCGAACCTCTCAAGGATATGTACGACCAAGGTGAGGTCGCCATTGTGCAAGGCATCGGTTATCCTGACTCCAGTCGTTCCCATTTCCGGGCAATGGATGTGTGGCACACCTGCGAACCGATAGAAATCGGTACGGAGGGTTGGGTCGGTAGAGTGATTCGGGAGATTGACCCCAATGGTCAAAACGTCTTAACGGGTGTTTCCTTCGGAAAGGGATTGCCGAGAGCGCTCGCTCTTTCGGGTGTACCGGCTACCTCTGTTGATAACCTCGACACCTACGGGTTGATGACTGATATCGAGGCGGACCCGCAGCGCCTCCAAGCCCTTGAGATATTCAAGGAGATGTATAGTCCTGCTATCGGCACCGGTATCGTAATGGACTACCTATCGCAAACGGGTCTCGATGTCATTAAAGGTTCCGACGAGCTGAAGAAAGCCCCAGCGATGTATACGTCTGAAGTTGAGTACGAGGATAACCCGATAGCCAAGAGTCTACGGGATGTTGCGCGGGTGCATCTTGCCGACCTCGGAACGAGGGTCTTTTACACGCAGCACGGTGGCTACGACCACCATGCAAATGAGGTCCCTTCACATCCGAAGCTGCTCAAAGAGCTAACCGGAGCGATTCGCGATTTCTTCAAAGATCTGCGCGACCACAACGCCTCTGATGAGGTGGTTATGCTCGTCTTCTCAGAGTTCGGACGACGTATCAGGGACAACGCCAGCGGCACTGACCACGGCACCGGCGGTGGTGCGTTCATCATCGGCGACCATGTCGAAGGCGGGCTATACGCGGAGTATCCATCCCTTGACCCCGCTCGGTGGGCAAACGGCGAAGACCTTGAGCATACGATAGACTTCCGTGGCATATACGGAACAGTCCTTGAACAGTGGATGGGACTCGACCCCACCCCAATCGTAGATGGATCATTTGAACAGATCCATCCTTTTGCTAGCAGATAA
- a CDS encoding DUF1800 domain-containing protein — MSNADVALTAHLMRRAGFGTTLTELEEYVKKGYENVVEDLVEPERCPPVDEDVLDRYFGGSEGGYRITWMFRMINSPRPLEEKMALFWHHVFATGVGKNQHILASALQIDMLRRVGLSNMREILLELSKDPAMIFWLDNNENRKGEPNENYGRELLELFSMGVGNYSEDDIKDCSRAFTGWTFTQPPPLYPQGYYPAHFAFIEEEHDNGEKTFLGHTGNLNGDDIIDIIVKQPACAKFISRHLYNFFVADEPQVPSWNVTPPQDPDAIDTLSNAFLESEGDIRHILRTLFNSDFFKEARFKKVKSPTELVTGILKLVGTHRKPQPGMGSYPGATTLMGQELLNPPTVEGWHTGKEWIDGGTLTERINFSVGELSDPSKPGIEQIISRLKSNGSALSPDEFVDRCLELVGPLDVGETTRESLTQFAASQGDLNIGSDDAEEENNARVVRMLQLIVSSREYQFA, encoded by the coding sequence ATGTCGAATGCCGATGTTGCTTTAACTGCCCATCTTATGCGTCGTGCCGGATTTGGTACAACGCTGACAGAGTTAGAGGAATACGTCAAGAAGGGCTACGAAAATGTTGTTGAAGATTTAGTAGAGCCAGAACGTTGCCCGCCGGTTGACGAGGATGTGTTAGATCGTTACTTCGGTGGTTCTGAGGGTGGGTATAGGATAACGTGGATGTTTCGTATGATTAACAGTCCGCGCCCGCTCGAAGAAAAAATGGCACTTTTCTGGCACCATGTGTTTGCCACGGGTGTTGGGAAAAATCAGCACATTCTTGCTTCTGCCCTCCAGATTGATATGCTCCGGCGCGTGGGGCTTTCAAACATGCGGGAGATTTTGCTCGAGCTATCGAAAGATCCAGCGATGATTTTCTGGCTTGACAATAACGAGAACCGGAAAGGTGAACCGAATGAGAACTACGGCAGGGAGTTATTAGAACTGTTCTCAATGGGCGTCGGTAATTACTCAGAGGACGATATTAAAGATTGTTCTCGCGCCTTTACGGGATGGACATTCACCCAGCCCCCGCCCTTGTATCCGCAAGGTTACTATCCTGCACACTTTGCGTTCATCGAAGAGGAACACGATAATGGTGAAAAGACGTTCTTAGGTCATACAGGCAATTTGAATGGTGATGATATAATCGACATCATCGTGAAGCAGCCTGCCTGCGCGAAGTTCATATCTAGACACCTATACAACTTCTTCGTCGCGGACGAGCCGCAGGTCCCGTCCTGGAACGTGACCCCTCCACAAGATCCGGATGCCATTGATACGCTGTCAAACGCTTTCTTGGAGTCGGAGGGGGATATACGCCACATACTCAGAACGCTCTTTAACTCCGATTTCTTCAAGGAGGCTCGGTTCAAAAAGGTTAAGAGTCCGACTGAGCTTGTCACAGGCATCCTGAAACTGGTAGGGACGCATCGAAAGCCCCAACCGGGTATGGGAAGCTATCCGGGAGCCACCACTTTGATGGGACAAGAGTTATTGAATCCCCCGACTGTAGAAGGCTGGCACACCGGTAAAGAATGGATTGATGGCGGTACGCTTACCGAGCGCATTAACTTCTCTGTTGGTGAACTCAGTGACCCCAGCAAGCCGGGTATTGAGCAGATCATCAGTCGGCTTAAATCGAATGGGAGTGCCCTATCTCCCGATGAGTTTGTGGATAGATGTCTCGAGCTGGTGGGTCCACTAGACGTTGGTGAGACAACACGCGAGTCTTTGACCCAGTTTGCAGCGTCTCAGGGCGATCTCAACATAGGGTCCGACGATGCTGAGGAAGAGAACAACGCTCGCGTGGTGCGTATGCTACAGTTAATTGTGTCTTCGAGAGAATATCAATTTGCTTAA
- a CDS encoding Gfo/Idh/MocA family oxidoreductase, with amino-acid sequence MAEPKYTVAIIGCGRLGQHYAEVYQTLPNTELVAIAEHNTERRHAVGERFGIKALYPDAEAMYREIVPDIAAVVLPGKYIKDAVITSAEAGVKGVSTDKPIGACLADVDEMVDVCEERGVVFAGGNLQRALSEVQEVAGWLRAGNYGELHGACVHRWNGEISGGGCQHIAVLRLLAQAEISEVIAWGTPEAALQSDNDEDLIINGQFRLSNGLICPVFGQETPYRGVDVWTDDTLIRWNWGPPEIYRGFDQNGARIKVETSYTPVQYPRFSYLATSIMSFLDVVSNGGELAISGHDLRQSLEAAVAAKYSALWGSVPLKLPLEDRSLTLYPRPYRWLGGDQSGRRQTYQEALSDPLFPKSSG; translated from the coding sequence ATGGCTGAACCCAAATATACCGTTGCAATTATTGGTTGCGGACGCCTCGGTCAGCACTACGCGGAAGTGTATCAGACACTGCCCAATACCGAGTTAGTCGCCATCGCCGAACACAATACAGAGCGGCGGCACGCTGTCGGTGAACGTTTCGGCATCAAGGCACTTTACCCAGACGCGGAAGCGATGTATCGGGAAATTGTCCCTGACATTGCCGCTGTCGTTTTGCCCGGCAAGTATATAAAAGATGCGGTAATCACAAGTGCTGAAGCGGGTGTCAAAGGCGTGTCCACCGACAAACCGATTGGGGCATGTCTGGCAGATGTCGATGAAATGGTCGATGTATGCGAGGAACGCGGCGTTGTTTTTGCCGGGGGCAATCTTCAGCGGGCGCTTTCGGAGGTCCAAGAGGTCGCGGGTTGGCTCCGCGCTGGCAACTACGGCGAACTACACGGCGCCTGCGTCCACCGCTGGAACGGCGAGATATCGGGCGGCGGGTGTCAACATATTGCCGTGCTGCGACTTTTGGCACAGGCAGAGATCAGCGAGGTAATCGCTTGGGGTACACCCGAAGCAGCCCTCCAAAGCGACAACGACGAGGATTTGATCATCAACGGACAATTTCGTCTGAGCAACGGTCTCATCTGCCCTGTTTTCGGTCAGGAGACCCCTTACCGTGGTGTTGACGTATGGACTGACGATACGCTTATTCGATGGAATTGGGGACCACCCGAAATCTATCGTGGCTTCGATCAGAACGGGGCACGGATTAAAGTGGAGACCTCGTACACACCGGTACAATATCCCCGCTTCTCTTATCTGGCAACGTCGATAATGTCTTTCCTCGACGTGGTGTCAAACGGAGGCGAGTTGGCTATATCCGGGCACGACCTGCGCCAGTCCCTTGAAGCGGCAGTTGCCGCCAAGTATTCCGCGCTGTGGGGCAGTGTCCCGCTGAAACTCCCGCTGGAAGATCGCTCACTAACCCTCTATCCGAGACCATACCGATGGCTTGGCGGAGATCAATCCGGACGGCGGCAAACTTATCAAGAGGCACTGTCAGACCCACTATTCCCCAAGTCTAGCGGATAG